A section of the Stenotrophomonas sp. 364 genome encodes:
- the tcmP gene encoding three-Cys-motif partner protein TcmP: MKIKPGQPEAGRVLEDHYEPDEDGYPREIVGPWVLDKHHFLRHYVTASRGARGNMGGSHCLIDLYCGPGKARIRETQGSVPGGTLTAIDAASRSTRGQAVPFSRVFIADLLEENVRACRARLSARSDVQVTSFVGGAETTVHQVVGNLPRRGIHLAYLDPYALPQLPFSVLRALAAAPKVDLLIHFAASDMVRNLERRDLWSRFDAVAPGWQDSCNTNRGKSVVRQQFFTHWTGLLEGLGYHVSDRVVSVKNTRRREIYRLVLASKHKLGDNIWRTLNDRSGQKGLSL; encoded by the coding sequence ATGAAGATCAAGCCGGGACAACCTGAGGCGGGGCGGGTCTTGGAAGATCATTACGAGCCAGATGAAGACGGCTATCCCAGGGAAATTGTTGGACCTTGGGTTTTGGATAAGCACCATTTCCTCAGGCATTACGTCACTGCGTCACGAGGCGCCCGGGGAAACATGGGCGGCTCTCACTGCCTTATCGATCTCTATTGTGGCCCAGGGAAAGCACGCATCCGGGAAACCCAAGGATCCGTTCCCGGCGGGACGCTGACTGCAATTGATGCAGCGTCTCGAAGCACTCGTGGCCAAGCCGTCCCTTTTAGCCGGGTGTTCATCGCGGACCTATTGGAAGAGAACGTAAGAGCTTGCAGGGCTAGGCTTTCCGCAAGGTCGGACGTTCAAGTCACGTCATTCGTGGGTGGGGCTGAGACTACCGTGCACCAAGTAGTGGGAAACCTTCCTAGGCGCGGCATTCACCTAGCCTACCTTGACCCATACGCGCTTCCCCAGCTCCCGTTCTCCGTTCTCAGGGCTTTGGCGGCTGCCCCCAAGGTGGACCTTCTCATCCATTTTGCGGCGTCAGACATGGTTCGCAACCTAGAACGTCGCGACCTTTGGTCCAGGTTCGATGCAGTCGCACCGGGCTGGCAAGACAGCTGTAATACAAATCGCGGCAAGTCGGTCGTTCGCCAGCAGTTCTTTACTCACTGGACAGGGCTACTCGAAGGCTTGGGCTATCACGTCTCGGATCGAGTTGTCTCAGTAAAAAATACCAGGCGTCGAGAGATCTACCGACTGGTGCTGGCCTCCAAGCACAAGCTTGGCGACAACATCTGGCGGACACTCAACGATCGTTCAGGACAAAAGGGCCTGTCTCTCTGA